The nucleotide sequence CGCATGGGCGTACTTGCAGACGCACCAAAGCACGTCAGCCCGGCCCACCAGTAGCGGTGGGCCGGGCTGAGTGTGCGCTGGTGGCTAGGCGCCCGTGGGGCGGTCCTTGCCGGTGAGCTTCTTGCGCACCTGCTCGATCTTCTGCTTGTTCTCCGGCTTGGCCGCGAACTCCTTGCCCTTCGCGACGGCCTTGTCGATCTTCTGCTTGTTCTCAGGCTTCGCGGCGAACTGCTTGCCCTTGGTGACAGCCTGGTTCACCGCCTGCTGCGCCTTGGGGCTGCGCGCGAACGCGGCGGCCTTGTCAAACAGTGACGCCATGGTGTCCTCAATCCTGGTTGCGGGCCGGACCGTCGAAGCCATCATACGAGCGGGTCTCGGTCCGCGAGCGGAAACCACCCGCGGTGGGCTCCGGACGGGCCGCGGCCGGCCGAGCGGCCGCCGGGCGCGCCGCCATGCCGTCACGGCGCGGTGCCTCGCGGCGGACGCCGTCCCGACGGGGGCCGCCCTGGTTGAAGCCGCCCTCGCGCTGGTAGCCACCCTCGCGGCGCGGGCCACGGGCGTTGTCGCGCGAACCCTGGTAGCCGCTGCCGGCGGGACGCGGGTTGCGGCCCTGGTAGCCGCCGCTGCGCGGACGCTCGCTGCGGTCCCGCTCCTGGGCGGGAAGGGGCTCGCCGCTGGGCGTCTGCGCACCGGTGATCTCGCTCAGCTCGGAGGAGCCGGGGGAGACGTTGGTGGCCTTGGGGTCGATGCCGGCGATGCCGGTCATCCGACGCACCGTGCGGCGCTGGTTCGGCAGCACGATGGTGACCACGGTGCCGGACTCACCAGCGCGGGCCGTGCGGCCGGCGCGGTGCAGGTAGTCCTTGGCGTCGGCCGGCGGGTCGACGTGCACGACCAGGCTGACGCCGTCGACGTGGATGCCGCGGGCGGCGACGTCGGTGGCCACCAGCACCGGGGTGCGGCCGGTCTTGAAGCGGTCCAGCACGCGGGTGCGCTGGTTCTGCGCCTTGCCGCCGTGCAGCGACTCGGCGCGGATGCCCAGGGCGCGCAGCCGGTCGGTGATGCCCTCGACGCCGAGCTTGGTGCGGGCGAACATGATGGTGCGGCCGTTGCGGGCGCCGATCTCGGCGAGCACCGCGTCCTTCTGGCCGCGGTCCACCAGCAGCACGTGGTG is from Rhodococcus sp. X156 and encodes:
- a CDS encoding DEAD/DEAH box helicase, whose protein sequence is MSQAVLNTPANDESAESEPTTFGALGLPDALVNALAKTGITAPSPIQAAAIPDLLAGKNVLGRAQTGSGKTLAFGLPMLNRLAYGPNASRAQAKRPRALVLVPTRELAFQVVDSLQPYADALGLSVKPAVGGTPFGRQADQLRRGVDILVATPGRLGDHLRQGTCILDAIEMTALDEADQMTDLGFLPEVKALLSATPADGQRLMFSATLDREIQSIVRQFLPDHVEHSTQDGKASVDTMSHHVLLVDRGQKDAVLAEIGARNGRTIMFARTKLGVEGITDRLRALGIRAESLHGGKAQNQRTRVLDRFKTGRTPVLVATDVAARGIHVDGVSLVVHVDPPADAKDYLHRAGRTARAGESGTVVTIVLPNQRRTVRRMTGIAGIDPKATNVSPGSSELSEITGAQTPSGEPLPAQERDRSERPRSGGYQGRNPRPAGSGYQGSRDNARGPRREGGYQREGGFNQGGPRRDGVRREAPRRDGMAARPAAARPAAARPEPTAGGFRSRTETRSYDGFDGPARNQD